In Natronomonas halophila, one DNA window encodes the following:
- a CDS encoding guanosine monophosphate reductase, which produces MPYETGLSYDDVLLVPQRSPVDSRSDVDLSTELADGLELAVPVTTAAMDSVTETAMARGVAQRGGLGVLHRFLSVDRQAEMVASVADEGLQVAAAVGIAEDYVERARALVEAGVDMVVLDVAHGHMERTIEATAELAEAFPETPLCSGNVVTRQGVEDLAAAGADCIKVGVGPGSHCTTREVTGFGVPQFTAVERCAAEAQKHDVTVIADGGIRTSGDAVKALLGGADAVMMGGFFAGCEEAPGEVVEVDGKEYKRSRGMSTAAAAEDREDKEADIEADEGVESLTEYTGPVAPRLDEFAAGIRSGFSYAGAHDLQTARENAEFMEVNETTKGRNGAHGFGNDV; this is translated from the coding sequence ATGCCCTACGAAACGGGACTCTCGTATGACGACGTGTTGCTCGTACCCCAGCGGTCGCCGGTCGACAGCCGTAGCGACGTCGACCTCTCGACGGAACTGGCGGACGGACTCGAACTCGCCGTTCCGGTGACGACCGCTGCGATGGACAGCGTCACCGAAACGGCGATGGCCCGCGGGGTCGCTCAACGGGGCGGCCTCGGGGTCCTCCACCGCTTCCTCTCGGTCGACCGGCAGGCCGAGATGGTCGCGTCGGTCGCCGACGAGGGCCTGCAGGTCGCCGCCGCGGTCGGTATCGCCGAGGACTACGTCGAGCGAGCACGCGCGCTCGTCGAGGCGGGCGTCGACATGGTCGTCCTCGACGTCGCCCACGGCCACATGGAACGGACCATCGAGGCGACCGCGGAACTCGCCGAAGCGTTCCCCGAGACGCCGCTGTGTTCGGGTAACGTCGTGACCCGGCAGGGCGTCGAGGACCTCGCGGCCGCCGGCGCCGACTGCATCAAGGTCGGCGTCGGCCCCGGCTCCCACTGTACCACCCGCGAGGTCACCGGCTTCGGCGTGCCGCAGTTCACGGCCGTCGAACGCTGTGCGGCCGAGGCGCAGAAGCACGACGTCACCGTCATCGCCGACGGTGGTATCCGGACCTCCGGGGACGCCGTCAAGGCGCTGCTCGGCGGCGCCGACGCGGTCATGATGGGCGGCTTCTTCGCCGGCTGTGAGGAGGCCCCCGGCGAAGTCGTCGAGGTCGACGGCAAGGAGTACAAGCGCTCCCGTGGGATGTCGACGGCGGCGGCCGCCGAGGACCGCGAGGACAAGGAGGCCGACATCGAGGCCGACGAGGGCGTCGAGTCGCTGACCGAATACACCGGCCCCGTCGCCCCGCGACTGGACGAGTTCGCGGCCGGCATTCGCTCCGGGTTCTCGTATGCGGGCGCCCACGACCTGCAGACCGCCCGGGAGAACGCGGAGTTCATGGAAGTAAACGAGACGACGAAGGGCCGCAACGGCGCACACGGCTTCGGCAACGACGTATAG
- the aroC gene encoding chorismate synthase, whose protein sequence is MNGNRFGRLFQVTTFGESHGDAMGVTVSGCPAGVELDEEAIQYELDRRKPGQSKITTSRGEPDEVTINSGTLEGYTTGTPIGMVIQNKDARSGKYEPFITAPRPSHGDFTYSAKFGTRNWGGGGRSSARETVNWVAAGAIAKQVLEQSDHDVQIKAHVNQIGDIEAPDISFEEMLEHSEDNEVRCAHPETAEKMRERIDEYQEAGDSIGGSIEFEVRGVPRGLGAPRFDSFEARLGKAMMSVPATTAFEFGLGKEARTYTGKNRNDEWTFYEGDRDDVVAEEGDPIPVENDHGGLQGGITTGLPIYGEVTLHAPTSIPKAQQTADWETGEIVDDAKVIGRHDPVLPPRGVPVVEAMLYLTVLDFMLLGGRINPERIDDQPGEYDTDYHPSNPQNE, encoded by the coding sequence ATGAACGGCAACCGCTTCGGTCGGCTCTTTCAGGTGACCACGTTCGGCGAGAGCCACGGCGACGCGATGGGCGTCACCGTCTCCGGCTGTCCCGCCGGCGTCGAACTCGACGAGGAGGCCATCCAGTACGAACTCGACCGCCGGAAACCCGGCCAATCGAAAATAACGACCAGCCGCGGCGAACCCGACGAGGTGACCATCAACTCCGGCACGCTGGAGGGCTACACCACCGGCACCCCTATCGGGATGGTCATCCAGAACAAGGACGCCCGCTCGGGCAAGTACGAACCCTTCATTACCGCCCCCCGACCGTCCCACGGCGACTTCACCTACTCGGCGAAGTTCGGCACGCGCAACTGGGGCGGCGGTGGCCGCTCCTCTGCTCGCGAGACGGTCAACTGGGTCGCGGCCGGCGCCATCGCAAAGCAGGTCCTCGAACAGTCCGACCACGACGTCCAGATTAAGGCCCACGTCAACCAGATCGGTGATATCGAGGCCCCGGACATCTCCTTCGAGGAGATGCTCGAACACAGCGAGGACAACGAGGTCCGGTGTGCCCACCCCGAAACCGCCGAGAAGATGCGCGAGCGAATCGACGAGTATCAGGAAGCCGGCGACTCCATCGGTGGCTCCATCGAGTTCGAGGTTCGCGGCGTCCCGCGCGGTCTCGGCGCCCCGCGGTTCGATTCCTTCGAGGCCCGCCTCGGCAAGGCCATGATGTCCGTCCCTGCGACGACGGCCTTCGAGTTCGGTCTCGGAAAGGAAGCCCGCACCTACACGGGCAAGAACCGTAACGACGAGTGGACCTTCTACGAGGGCGACCGCGACGACGTCGTTGCCGAAGAAGGCGACCCCATCCCCGTCGAGAACGACCACGGCGGCCTGCAGGGCGGTATCACGACCGGCCTGCCCATCTACGGCGAGGTGACGCTGCACGCGCCGACCTCGATTCCGAAAGCCCAGCAGACGGCCGACTGGGAGACGGGCGAAATCGTCGACGACGCGAAAGTCATCGGCCGCCACGACCCCGTACTGCCGCCGCGCGGCGTCCCCGTCGTCGAGGCGATGCTCTATCTGACCGTGCTGGACTTCATGCTCCTCGGTGGTCGCATCAACCCCGAGCGAATCGACGACCAGCCCGGCGAGTACGACACCGACTACCACCCGTCGAACCCGCAAAACGAGTAG
- a CDS encoding group I intron-associated PD-(D/E)XK endonuclease encodes MNTKQRGDITEAIAVAELKRMGFTVSTPVGETSRYDLIVDTGNDLLRIQCKTGWMTDDGALVFKACSTEYNTSGHHANRSYDGEIDAFLIRQPETDALYFIPIEDAPSREMTLRLDGEANQRQNDASEYRLSESLATAGE; translated from the coding sequence GTGAACACAAAACAGAGGGGAGATATTACGGAAGCGATAGCAGTTGCAGAGTTGAAGAGGATGGGGTTCACTGTCTCGACGCCGGTCGGGGAGACTTCTCGATATGATTTGATTGTTGACACTGGGAATGATTTGCTCCGTATCCAGTGTAAGACTGGTTGGATGACCGATGATGGTGCTCTGGTTTTTAAAGCGTGTAGTACGGAGTACAATACTTCCGGCCATCATGCAAACCGGAGTTATGATGGAGAAATCGATGCGTTTCTCATCAGACAACCGGAGACTGATGCCCTCTATTTTATTCCGATTGAAGATGCTCCCTCCCGAGAAATGACGCTACGGTTAGACGGAGAGGCTAACCAAAGACAAAACGACGCCTCGGAATACCGCCTCTCAGAATCCCTCGCTACAGCAGGGGAATGA
- a CDS encoding FKBP-type peptidyl-prolyl cis-trans isomerase codes for MSDEPDEVEETDDAAEDAAEEVTETETEEQDVEAEAEAEGLQDGDFIRLAYTARTVEDDQLVDTTDEEVAEEEGVADQGTFEPRVIVLGEGHLFPQVEDDIRGKDVGDEGSVVVSGEDAFGEYDEEQVRTVSADKIDEDDRYPGARVQIEGEQGVLETIIGGRARVDFNHPLAGEDIEYDYEILEQVEDDLEKAKGLLGMFLDVDLEMWVETDEVEETRVEEPDEDDDEDAEPETITETVEKETLYVESTPQLAMNQQWMMQKQQIAQQVIDLTSIDRIVIEEVLDGSGMGMGMGGMMGGMGGAGGAPEDVDIEEALEEADIDADEIADEL; via the coding sequence ATGAGTGATGAACCCGATGAGGTCGAGGAGACCGACGACGCGGCCGAGGATGCCGCCGAAGAAGTGACCGAAACCGAGACCGAGGAGCAGGACGTCGAGGCCGAAGCGGAAGCCGAGGGCCTGCAGGACGGCGACTTCATCCGTCTCGCCTACACCGCCCGCACCGTCGAGGACGACCAACTCGTCGACACGACCGACGAAGAGGTCGCCGAAGAGGAAGGCGTCGCCGACCAGGGTACCTTCGAACCCCGCGTCATCGTGCTGGGCGAGGGCCACCTCTTCCCCCAGGTCGAAGACGACATCCGCGGCAAGGACGTCGGCGACGAGGGCAGCGTCGTCGTCTCCGGTGAGGACGCCTTCGGCGAGTACGACGAAGAGCAGGTCCGCACCGTCTCCGCCGACAAGATCGACGAGGACGACCGCTACCCCGGCGCCCGCGTCCAGATCGAGGGCGAACAGGGCGTCCTCGAGACCATCATCGGCGGCCGCGCACGCGTGGACTTCAACCACCCGCTGGCCGGCGAGGACATCGAATACGACTACGAAATCCTCGAACAGGTCGAGGACGACCTCGAGAAGGCCAAAGGCCTGCTCGGTATGTTCCTCGACGTCGACCTCGAGATGTGGGTCGAGACCGACGAGGTCGAGGAAACTCGCGTCGAAGAACCCGACGAGGACGACGACGAGGACGCCGAACCCGAGACCATCACCGAGACGGTCGAGAAGGAAACCCTCTACGTCGAATCCACGCCCCAGCTGGCGATGAACCAGCAGTGGATGATGCAGAAACAGCAGATTGCACAGCAGGTCATCGACCTGACCAGCATCGACCGCATCGTCATCGAGGAAGTCCTCGATGGCTCCGGCATGGGAATGGGCATGGGCGGTATGATGGGCGGCATGGGCGGAGCCGGCGGCGCCCCCGAGGACGTCGACATCGAGGAAGCCCTCGAAGAAGCCGACATCGACGCCGACGAAATCGCGGACGAACTCTAG
- the cyaB gene encoding class IV adenylate cyclase — MYEVELKVRADHEPVRERLAELDAEPQGIVEQVDTYYDHPVRDFAETDEALRIRRETYEDESTARVTYKGPLVEEASKTREEWETGVDDGETMASILDELGFAPAATVEKIRERFSCDGYTVTLDNVAGLGEYVEVETEAEEESIDSAREGAIRLLQDLGLDADEQVRTSYLGLLLDESA, encoded by the coding sequence ATGTATGAAGTCGAACTGAAAGTGCGGGCCGACCACGAGCCCGTCCGCGAGCGGTTGGCGGAACTCGATGCCGAACCACAGGGCATCGTCGAGCAGGTCGACACCTACTACGACCACCCGGTCCGGGATTTCGCCGAAACCGACGAGGCCCTGCGCATCCGCCGAGAGACCTACGAGGACGAGTCGACCGCTCGGGTAACGTATAAAGGTCCGCTGGTCGAGGAAGCCTCGAAGACCCGCGAGGAGTGGGAGACGGGCGTCGACGACGGCGAGACGATGGCGAGCATCCTCGACGAACTCGGCTTTGCGCCGGCCGCGACCGTCGAGAAGATTCGTGAGCGGTTCAGTTGTGACGGCTACACGGTAACGCTGGACAACGTTGCCGGCCTCGGCGAGTACGTCGAAGTCGAAACGGAAGCCGAAGAGGAATCCATCGACTCCGCACGCGAGGGCGCGATTCGACTACTTCAGGACCTCGGCCTCGACGCCGACGAACAGGTCCGGACCTCCTATCTCGGCCTGCTGCTCGACGAGAGCGCGTAG
- a CDS encoding methionine adenosyltransferase, whose protein sequence is MSERNIRVEPVDGRAVEDQEVEIVERKGLGHPDSICDGIAEHVSQALARAYLDRVGKVLHYNTDETQLVAGSAAPAFEGGEVIEPIYLLITGRATKEYQDQRIPAETIALRAAREYFAEHFPLLDFGTDIIVDVKLGEGSGDLQEVFSEDGAQVPMANDTSFGVGHAPLTETEKIVLEAEKQLNGHYSDDNPVVGQDIKVMGKREGDDIDVTIAVAMVDRYIEDIDDYDDAVRDVREFVEELATRFTDRSVNVHVNTADDYEEGSIYLTTTGTSAEQGDDGSVGRGNRANGLITPNRSMSMEATSGKNPVNHIGKIYNLLSTDIAETVVDEVDGIREIRIRLLSQIGQPIDRPHVADASLVTEDGVEVSDIEDEVSDIIDRELGDVSSITERVIDGELTTF, encoded by the coding sequence ATGAGCGAGCGAAACATTCGCGTCGAGCCGGTCGACGGCCGCGCGGTCGAAGACCAGGAAGTCGAAATCGTCGAGCGGAAGGGCCTCGGGCATCCGGACTCCATCTGTGACGGCATCGCCGAACACGTCTCGCAGGCGCTGGCCCGCGCCTATCTGGACCGTGTCGGCAAGGTACTTCACTACAACACCGACGAGACGCAACTGGTCGCCGGCTCCGCCGCGCCGGCCTTCGAGGGCGGCGAAGTCATCGAACCTATCTATCTGCTTATCACCGGCCGCGCGACAAAGGAGTATCAGGACCAGCGGATTCCGGCCGAAACCATCGCGCTTCGGGCCGCCCGCGAGTACTTCGCCGAACACTTCCCGCTTCTCGATTTCGGCACCGACATCATCGTCGACGTCAAGCTTGGCGAGGGCTCCGGCGACCTCCAAGAGGTCTTCAGCGAGGACGGCGCGCAGGTCCCGATGGCCAACGACACCTCCTTCGGCGTCGGCCACGCGCCGCTGACCGAAACCGAGAAAATCGTTCTCGAGGCCGAAAAACAGCTCAACGGCCACTACAGCGACGACAACCCCGTCGTCGGTCAGGACATCAAGGTCATGGGCAAACGCGAGGGCGACGACATCGACGTGACAATCGCCGTTGCGATGGTCGACCGGTACATCGAGGATATCGACGATTACGACGACGCCGTCCGCGACGTCCGTGAATTCGTCGAGGAACTCGCGACCCGCTTTACGGACCGCTCGGTCAACGTCCACGTCAACACCGCCGACGACTACGAGGAGGGCTCTATCTACCTGACGACGACCGGCACCTCCGCCGAACAGGGCGACGACGGCTCCGTTGGCCGCGGCAACCGCGCCAACGGCCTCATCACGCCGAACCGCTCGATGTCGATGGAGGCCACCTCCGGGAAGAACCCCGTCAACCACATCGGGAAAATCTACAACCTCCTGTCGACGGACATCGCCGAAACCGTCGTCGACGAAGTCGACGGGATTCGAGAGATTCGTATCCGTCTGCTCTCCCAGATCGGCCAGCCCATCGACCGCCCCCACGTCGCCGACGCCAGCCTCGTCACCGAGGACGGCGTCGAAGTCAGCGACATCGAAGACGAGGTCAGCGACATCATCGACCGCGAACTCGGCGACGTCTCCTCGATTACCGAGCGCGTCATCGACGGCGAGCTAACGACGTTCTGA
- a CDS encoding transcription initiation factor IIB, whose product MSDTSIRTYTDENRTESTQQAESEEADESELTCPECGSRLEADTEHGETVCSECGLVVEEDNIDRGPEWRAFDSSEKDEKSRVGAPTTNMMHDKGLSTNIGWQDKDAYGNSLSSSQRQKMQRLRTWNERFRTRDSKERNLKQALGEIDRMASALGLPDNVRETASVIYRRALQDDLLPGRSIEGVSTASLYAAARQAGVPRSLDEVERVSRVDKMELTRTYRYIIRELNLEVKPADPESYVPRFVSDLDLEDEVERRARELIEAARESGMLSGKSPVGLAAAAVYAAALLCNDKVTQSEVSEVADISEVTIRNRYKELLEAAEVATA is encoded by the coding sequence ATGAGCGACACAAGTATCCGAACCTACACGGACGAGAATCGAACCGAGAGTACCCAGCAGGCAGAGTCCGAAGAAGCCGACGAGTCCGAACTGACCTGTCCCGAGTGTGGTTCCCGCCTCGAAGCGGACACCGAGCACGGCGAGACCGTCTGTAGTGAGTGTGGCCTCGTCGTCGAAGAGGACAACATCGACCGCGGTCCGGAATGGCGTGCCTTCGACAGCTCCGAGAAGGACGAGAAGTCCCGCGTCGGCGCACCCACGACGAACATGATGCACGACAAGGGCCTGTCGACCAATATCGGCTGGCAGGACAAGGACGCCTACGGGAACTCCCTGTCCTCGAGCCAGCGTCAGAAGATGCAGCGCCTCCGCACCTGGAACGAGCGCTTCCGGACGCGCGACTCCAAGGAGCGCAACCTCAAGCAGGCGCTGGGCGAAATCGACCGGATGGCATCGGCGCTTGGCCTCCCGGACAACGTCCGCGAGACCGCCTCCGTCATCTACCGCCGCGCGCTGCAGGACGACCTCCTGCCGGGCCGCTCCATCGAGGGCGTCTCGACGGCGTCGCTGTACGCCGCCGCCCGACAGGCCGGCGTTCCCCGTAGCCTCGACGAGGTCGAACGCGTCTCCCGCGTCGACAAGATGGAGCTCACCCGGACGTACCGCTACATCATCCGGGAGCTCAACCTCGAGGTCAAGCCCGCCGACCCCGAAAGCTACGTCCCGCGGTTCGTCTCCGACCTCGACCTCGAGGACGAAGTCGAACGCCGCGCTCGCGAACTCATCGAGGCGGCCCGCGAATCCGGCATGCTGTCGGGCAAATCGCCCGTCGGCCTTGCCGCCGCGGCCGTCTACGCCGCCGCGCTGCTCTGCAACGACAAGGTGACCCAAAGCGAGGTCAGCGAGGTCGCTGACATCTCCGAGGTCACCATTCGGAACCGCTACAAGGAACTCCTCGAGGCGGCCGAAGTCGCCACCGCGTAA